A window of Corallococcus macrosporus DSM 14697 contains these coding sequences:
- a CDS encoding lysophospholipid acyltransferase family protein translates to MLENVTDRLKKGLREWTDRLANDEQKQRLQALARPGNEYGVDPFGFDLDYSLSAVAPLLWLYRNYFRVETYGIEHVPAGRVLLVSNHSGQLPMDGAMIGVAMMLEASPPRPIRSMVEKWVSSLPYVSTFMARVGQIVGTPENCRRLLESEEAILVFPEGTRGINKLWPQRYQLQEFGLGFMRLALETNTPIVPVAVIGAEEQAPALMDLKPVAKLLGFPSFPITPTGLPIPLPTKYRIYFGEPLHFSGRPDDEDSELDKKVRTVKASIQSMLHQGLKERQGVFW, encoded by the coding sequence ATGCTGGAGAACGTCACCGACCGATTGAAGAAGGGCCTGCGCGAGTGGACGGACCGGCTGGCCAATGACGAGCAGAAGCAGCGGCTCCAGGCGCTGGCGCGCCCGGGGAACGAGTACGGGGTGGACCCGTTCGGCTTCGACCTGGACTACAGCCTGTCCGCGGTGGCGCCGCTCCTGTGGCTCTACCGGAACTACTTCCGCGTGGAGACGTACGGCATCGAGCACGTGCCGGCCGGCCGGGTGCTGCTGGTGTCCAACCACTCCGGCCAGCTTCCCATGGACGGCGCCATGATTGGCGTGGCGATGATGCTGGAGGCCAGCCCGCCCCGCCCCATCCGCAGCATGGTGGAGAAGTGGGTGTCGTCGCTCCCGTACGTGTCCACCTTCATGGCGCGGGTGGGGCAGATTGTCGGCACGCCGGAGAACTGCCGGCGGCTGCTGGAGTCGGAGGAGGCCATCCTCGTCTTCCCGGAGGGGACGCGCGGCATCAACAAGCTGTGGCCCCAGCGCTACCAGCTCCAGGAGTTCGGCCTGGGCTTCATGCGCCTGGCGCTGGAGACGAACACGCCCATCGTCCCCGTGGCCGTGATTGGCGCGGAGGAGCAGGCCCCGGCGCTGATGGACCTGAAGCCGGTGGCGAAGCTGCTGGGCTTCCCGTCCTTCCCCATCACCCCCACCGGGCTGCCCATTCCCCTGCCCACCAAGTACCGCATCTACTTCGGCGAGCCGCTGCACTTCTCCGGGCGCCCGGATGACGAGGACAGCGAGCTGGACAAGAAGGTCCGCACCGTGAAGGCGTCCATCCAGTCCATGCTCCACCAGGGCCTCAAGGAGCGTCAGGGCGTGTTCTGGTGA
- a CDS encoding polysaccharide deacetylase family protein, whose product MRLASISVDLDSLPHYCRIHGLPEAMLDDRARSLVHAVAVPRFRELLDGLGVPGTFFVIGEDLETDPAAAVGMRASHEAGIEVASHSHAHDYALTRRGPAAIQEDLARADAAIHQATGVRPVGFRAPGYTLNADLYAATAALGYRYGSSAFPAAPYYAAKAAVMGGLAMLGRPSRSVLDTPRVLLAPRVPYRPDPAQPYRRGTGSVLELPMTVTPALRFPLIGTFATTLPRASLHALWRTCRRDRFFNFELHGVDVLDASDGIPPELVRQQRDLRVSATQKMARLREVFGWLKAEREVLTLRDVAGRLASTV is encoded by the coding sequence GTGCGGCTGGCGTCCATCTCCGTCGACCTCGACTCGCTGCCCCACTACTGCCGCATCCACGGCCTGCCGGAGGCGATGCTCGACGACCGCGCCCGCTCGCTGGTGCACGCGGTGGCGGTGCCGCGCTTCCGGGAACTGCTGGACGGGCTGGGCGTGCCGGGGACCTTCTTCGTCATTGGCGAGGACCTGGAGACAGACCCGGCCGCCGCCGTGGGCATGCGCGCCTCCCACGAAGCCGGCATCGAGGTGGCCAGCCACAGCCACGCCCATGACTACGCGCTGACGCGCCGGGGCCCGGCGGCCATCCAGGAGGACCTGGCGCGCGCGGACGCTGCCATCCATCAGGCCACCGGGGTGCGCCCCGTGGGCTTCCGCGCCCCGGGCTACACCCTGAACGCGGACCTGTACGCGGCCACGGCGGCGCTGGGGTACCGGTATGGCTCCTCGGCCTTCCCCGCCGCGCCGTACTACGCGGCGAAGGCGGCGGTGATGGGCGGCCTGGCCATGCTGGGGCGGCCGTCCCGCTCCGTGCTGGACACGCCCCGGGTGCTGCTGGCGCCCCGGGTGCCGTACCGGCCCGACCCGGCGCAGCCCTACCGGCGGGGCACGGGCAGCGTGCTGGAGCTGCCCATGACGGTGACGCCCGCGCTGCGCTTTCCCCTCATCGGCACCTTCGCCACCACGCTGCCCCGCGCGTCCCTGCACGCGCTGTGGCGCACCTGCCGCCGGGACCGCTTCTTCAACTTCGAGCTGCACGGCGTGGACGTGCTGGACGCGTCGGACGGGATTCCCCCGGAGTTGGTGCGGCAGCAGCGGGACCTGCGCGTCAGCGCCACCCAGAAGATGGCGCGCCTGCGCGAGGTGTTTGGCTGGCTGAAGGCGGAGCGCGAGGTCCTCACGCTGCGCGACGTCGCCGGGCGCCTGGCCTCCACGGTGTAA